In a genomic window of Gloeocapsopsis dulcis:
- a CDS encoding S9 family peptidase, with translation MQTLTEAQSSKLPPLIPREILFGNPERARPQLSPDGKYLAYIAPDEKNVLQVWLRTVGQEDDRKLTDDKKRGIRIYFWTYEGEQLIYLQDTDGDENWHLYSVNIKTQIVRDLTPFQGIQAQPVGLDPHFPNEILVGLNLQDLRKHDVYRINLKNGAVEFDTENPGNIVGWLADARFQIKAAIATTPDGGSDLLYQETLDQEWQLLRHWGPDDEGYPALFSNDGQTLYLIASHEANTQRLIALNLATREETIIAEDSQYDVDGVLVQPLSRRIQAVSFYKDKEEWQILDQSITPDFAAISQVHHGEFGIGSRDLADKTWLVSYLTDDGPVYYYTYDRESKNSTLLFSNQPKLEGLQLASMQPISYPARDGLTIYGYLTTPVGIEPKNLPTVLLVHGGPWARDTWGYDPEVQWLANRGYAVLQVNFRGSTGYGKNFLNAGNREWGAKMHDDLIDAVNWLVEQGISDPQKIAIMGGSYGGYATLVGLTFTPEVFAAGVDIVGPSNLITMMESIPPYWEPLRAMEAHRIGNLETEQEFLKSRSPLFYADRIEKPLLIAQGANDPRVKQAESDQIVAAVKNAAKPVEYALYTDEGHGFARPENRLHFYAVAEEFLAKYLGGRSEAMGDIPGHSGVIQ, from the coding sequence ATGCAAACTCTAACAGAAGCTCAATCATCCAAGCTACCACCGCTGATTCCGCGTGAAATTCTCTTTGGGAATCCCGAACGCGCGCGTCCGCAGTTATCTCCTGATGGGAAATATTTAGCGTATATTGCACCCGATGAGAAGAATGTTTTACAAGTGTGGCTGCGTACAGTAGGACAAGAAGACGATCGCAAACTCACCGACGATAAAAAACGCGGTATCCGCATTTATTTTTGGACATATGAAGGCGAACAGTTAATTTATCTCCAAGATACCGATGGTGATGAAAACTGGCATTTGTACTCGGTAAATATTAAAACTCAGATTGTCCGTGATTTAACGCCCTTTCAAGGAATTCAAGCACAACCAGTGGGACTTGATCCACACTTTCCCAATGAGATTTTAGTAGGGTTGAATCTACAAGATCTGCGCAAGCATGATGTCTATCGGATTAACTTAAAAAATGGTGCAGTCGAGTTTGATACCGAAAATCCAGGAAATATTGTAGGTTGGTTAGCAGATGCACGGTTTCAGATCAAAGCGGCGATCGCAACGACCCCAGATGGTGGTTCAGATCTTTTATATCAGGAAACATTAGATCAAGAATGGCAATTGTTACGCCATTGGGGACCAGATGATGAAGGTTATCCAGCACTTTTTTCTAATGATGGTCAAACGCTGTACCTGATTGCTAGTCACGAGGCAAACACGCAAAGGCTAATTGCTTTAAATTTAGCGACTCGTGAAGAAACTATTATTGCTGAAGATTCTCAGTATGATGTTGATGGTGTCCTTGTTCAACCACTGTCGCGTCGAATTCAAGCTGTTTCTTTCTACAAAGATAAAGAAGAGTGGCAAATTCTCGATCAAAGTATCACACCGGATTTTGCAGCAATTTCGCAGGTACATCATGGGGAATTTGGTATTGGTAGCCGCGATTTAGCAGATAAAACTTGGTTAGTGTCTTACCTAACTGATGACGGTCCCGTTTATTACTACACTTATGATCGCGAGTCGAAAAATAGCACTTTACTATTTAGCAACCAACCCAAACTTGAAGGCTTGCAACTAGCATCAATGCAACCTATTTCCTATCCTGCGCGAGATGGATTAACAATCTACGGCTACTTAACAACACCTGTAGGAATCGAACCAAAGAATTTACCAACAGTACTGTTAGTTCACGGTGGACCTTGGGCACGGGATACTTGGGGTTACGATCCTGAAGTGCAATGGTTGGCAAATCGCGGCTATGCAGTATTGCAAGTCAATTTTCGAGGTTCTACAGGTTACGGTAAAAACTTCCTCAACGCAGGTAATCGCGAGTGGGGTGCAAAAATGCACGATGACTTGATTGATGCGGTGAACTGGCTAGTCGAACAGGGAATTTCTGATCCGCAAAAAATTGCAATTATGGGGGGTTCGTATGGTGGTTATGCGACTTTAGTTGGATTAACGTTTACTCCTGAGGTGTTTGCTGCGGGTGTGGATATTGTTGGTCCTAGTAACTTAATTACGATGATGGAAAGTATTCCCCCGTACTGGGAACCGCTAAGAGCAATGGAAGCGCATCGTATTGGTAATCTAGAGACAGAACAGGAGTTTTTAAAGTCGCGATCGCCTTTATTCTACGCTGACCGCATCGAAAAACCACTACTGATTGCCCAAGGTGCTAACGATCCACGAGTTAAACAAGCCGAAAGCGATCAAATTGTTGCAGCAGTCAAAAACGCTGCTAAGCCTGTAGAATATGCGCTTTATACCGATGAAGGACACGGCTTTGCGCGTCCTGAAAACCGCTTGCACTTTTATGCTGTAGCTGAGGAGTTTTTAGCAAAGTACTTGGGTGGTAGATCTGAAGCGATGGGAGATATCCCTGGTCATTCTGGCGTGATTCAATAA
- a CDS encoding Bax inhibitor-1/YccA family protein: MLTVAQARPDECAKFIQRTYTHLAGAVGAFIVIEFLLFQTGIAEAVTNFVIASRFTWLGILGAFALLGWISRELASKADSVQTQYIGLGIYVVAEALIFAPLLYIAAMFSDPSVIPTAAILTLLLFGGLTTVAFTTRKDFSFLGGILKIGGFIALGLIICSILFGFTLGLFFSVAMVVFASAAILYDTSNVMHHYSKNQYVAASLELFASVALLFWYVLRIVMALSSRR, from the coding sequence ATGTTGACAGTTGCACAAGCGCGACCTGATGAATGTGCTAAGTTTATTCAACGTACTTATACACATCTTGCTGGGGCAGTTGGTGCATTCATTGTAATTGAGTTCTTACTCTTTCAGACAGGTATTGCTGAAGCGGTCACTAATTTCGTTATCGCAAGTCGGTTTACTTGGCTTGGTATTCTAGGGGCATTTGCCCTGCTAGGCTGGATATCGCGGGAGTTAGCATCAAAAGCAGATTCAGTACAAACTCAATACATTGGATTAGGAATTTATGTCGTAGCAGAAGCTTTGATCTTCGCACCTTTGTTGTACATCGCGGCAATGTTTTCCGACCCTAGTGTGATTCCAACAGCTGCGATTTTGACGCTATTACTCTTTGGTGGATTGACAACAGTTGCATTTACAACTCGTAAGGATTTCTCCTTTTTAGGTGGAATTCTTAAAATAGGTGGTTTCATTGCTTTGGGGCTAATTATTTGTAGTATTTTGTTTGGTTTTACATTAGGACTATTTTTCTCAGTAGCAATGGTCGTATTTGCTTCAGCAGCAATTCTCTATGACACATCAAATGTGATGCATCACTACTCGAAGAATCAATATGTAGCAGCTTCGTTAGAATTATTTGCTTCAGTTGCACTATTGTTCTGGTATGTATTGCGAATCGTAATGGCACTGTCTTCACGCCGCTAA
- a CDS encoding 4a-hydroxytetrahydrobiopterin dehydratase, translated as MEALVKQKCTACHKDAPRVTDAEIAELKPQIPDWNIVEVDGEQHLERTYKFSDFQSGLDFTNRVGATAEAEGHHPALLTEWGKVKVSWWTHAISGLHRNDFIMAAKTDQIAADLA; from the coding sequence ATGGAAGCTTTAGTAAAACAAAAGTGTACTGCGTGTCATAAAGATGCACCCCGCGTCACAGATGCAGAAATTGCCGAACTCAAACCACAAATTCCTGACTGGAATATTGTAGAAGTAGACGGGGAACAGCATTTAGAACGTACTTATAAGTTTTCCGATTTTCAATCGGGGCTTGATTTTACCAACCGTGTTGGTGCAACTGCAGAAGCCGAAGGACATCACCCTGCATTACTTACGGAGTGGGGCAAGGTTAAAGTCAGTTGGTGGACTCATGCCATCTCTGGACTCCACCGTAATGATTTCATTATGGCAGCAAAAACAGATCAAATTGCAGCTGATTTAGCATAG
- a CDS encoding DUF29 family protein gives MNKLKARHTEELDWENLIEKVESLGISQHRAVGSFLVRLLEHCSQ, from the coding sequence GTGAATAAGTTAAAGGCAAGACATACGGAGGAATTGGACTGGGAGAACTTGATTGAGAAAGTTGAATCTTTGGGGATAAGTCAGCATAGGGCAGTAGGGAGTTTTTTAGTGCGTTTATTGGAACATTGTTCGCAATAA
- a CDS encoding Uma2 family endonuclease yields MLTSQYEYYLSPEDYLEAEKTSQIKHEYIDGQVYAMAGASDAHVTITGNLFVLLRNHLRGSGCRVYMAEMKARIEAINRYYYPDVMVTCDLRDKESDYFKSYPCLIVEVLSESTEAFDRGKKFSDYRHLDSFQEYILISQDTMNVECFRRNEKGRWELYPYEQGQEIHLASVNFHCPITAIYEDVAIMQS; encoded by the coding sequence ATGCTCACTAGCCAGTACGAATACTATCTTTCTCCTGAAGACTATCTAGAAGCGGAGAAAACAAGTCAAATTAAACATGAATACATTGATGGACAAGTGTATGCAATGGCAGGAGCCAGCGACGCTCATGTCACTATAACAGGAAACCTTTTTGTTCTGCTACGCAACCATCTTCGAGGTAGCGGATGTCGTGTCTACATGGCAGAGATGAAAGCACGGATCGAAGCTATCAATCGTTATTACTATCCTGATGTTATGGTAACTTGCGATCTTCGAGATAAAGAATCTGATTATTTTAAGTCGTATCCTTGCTTAATTGTAGAAGTCCTTTCTGAAAGTACGGAAGCTTTTGACCGAGGTAAAAAGTTTAGTGATTACCGCCACTTAGATTCATTTCAAGAATATATACTGATTTCACAAGACACAATGAATGTAGAGTGTTTTCGTCGTAATGAAAAAGGGCGTTGGGAACTTTATCCTTATGAACAAGGGCAAGAAATACATTTAGCTAGCGTTAATTTTCACTGTCCCATCACAGCAATCTATGAAGATGTAGCAATAATGCAATCTTAA
- a CDS encoding Uma2 family endonuclease: protein MSEITLEELGVALPPTQDELPCDDGIPIETQRHKVQMNLLIHSLLPWLDQRSDGYASGNMFVYFSLAQVRNQDFRGPDFFAVLGVPKKERKSWVVWEEGKAPDVVIELLSDSTAQADKNEKKLIYQNQLRVPEYFWFDPFNPNDWAGFFLKHGVYHPITPNAQNQLVSQSLGLALQHWQGTYEGVEATWLRWATLDGELLPTFEEQERQRAEQAQSLLQQTIRNLLQEGMTVEQVARLTGLSQVQIEQFR, encoded by the coding sequence ATGTCAGAAATTACCCTTGAAGAATTAGGTGTGGCATTGCCCCCTACTCAAGACGAATTGCCTTGCGATGATGGTATTCCGATAGAAACCCAACGGCATAAAGTTCAAATGAATTTGCTAATTCATAGCTTATTACCTTGGCTCGACCAGCGATCGGATGGATACGCGAGTGGCAATATGTTTGTCTACTTTAGTCTGGCGCAAGTACGCAATCAAGACTTTAGAGGACCAGACTTTTTTGCGGTGTTAGGAGTACCAAAAAAAGAACGCAAAAGTTGGGTAGTGTGGGAAGAAGGAAAAGCACCAGATGTTGTTATTGAGTTACTTTCTGACAGCACTGCACAAGCAGATAAAAATGAAAAGAAGCTAATCTATCAAAACCAACTACGTGTACCAGAATATTTTTGGTTTGACCCATTTAATCCTAACGATTGGGCTGGATTTTTCTTAAAGCATGGAGTTTACCATCCTATAACGCCTAATGCTCAAAACCAATTAGTCAGCCAGTCTCTCGGTTTAGCATTACAGCATTGGCAAGGTACATACGAAGGTGTGGAAGCTACTTGGTTACGCTGGGCAACTTTAGACGGAGAATTGTTGCCAACTTTTGAAGAACAAGAACGCCAACGCGCTGAACAAGCACAGTCTTTGTTGCAACAGACTATTCGGAATTTGTTACAAGAAGGAATGACTGTAGAACAAGTAGCCAGGTTAACAGGTTTATCGCAGGTGCAAATAGAACAATTTAGATGA
- a CDS encoding tetratricopeptide repeat protein, whose amino-acid sequence MNLKSKLKFGLIKPLGYLALGCVTVISTSPIVLAKTHVISNNPHNRNTISPHPAFPRQQEFQLAQMGENRDEERTRFIQAADALYDQEKFTEAEEILRKLIKRYPKYAVAHYKLGNVLFRQEKAEEAIAAYQQAIEHNSRYALAYNAIGMVLARQRRWQEAITEYQKALKINPEYGEALTHLGQALWQQGRRDEALASLEKALSIFKTQNRLDQAYRLEQLLRELKSDDDPSVADRRLFSG is encoded by the coding sequence ATGAACCTGAAAAGTAAACTTAAATTCGGATTGATTAAACCTTTGGGTTACTTGGCATTAGGCTGTGTAACAGTGATTAGCACATCTCCCATAGTACTAGCCAAAACACACGTTATAAGTAATAATCCTCACAATCGCAATACAATCTCGCCCCACCCAGCATTTCCTCGTCAGCAAGAATTCCAACTCGCGCAGATGGGGGAAAACAGAGATGAGGAACGAACTCGGTTCATTCAAGCAGCTGATGCTTTATACGACCAGGAAAAATTTACCGAAGCTGAGGAAATTTTACGTAAGTTAATTAAAAGATATCCAAAGTATGCTGTAGCACACTACAAGCTAGGAAACGTACTGTTTCGTCAAGAAAAAGCTGAAGAAGCGATCGCTGCCTATCAACAAGCAATTGAACATAATTCGCGCTATGCCTTAGCTTATAATGCGATCGGTATGGTTCTGGCACGTCAAAGGAGATGGCAAGAAGCAATAACTGAGTATCAAAAAGCACTAAAGATTAATCCTGAATATGGTGAAGCTTTAACACATTTAGGACAAGCACTTTGGCAACAAGGGAGACGCGATGAGGCTTTGGCATCTTTAGAAAAAGCTTTGAGTATCTTTAAAACCCAAAATCGCCTCGATCAAGCTTATCGACTGGAACAATTGTTAAGGGAACTGAAATCAGACGACGATCCTTCAGTAGCAGATCGCAGATTATTCTCAGGTTAG
- a CDS encoding class I SAM-dependent methyltransferase — MMLRPNQRQKLDSSDDQQFYADSRFVTHVDDGFIQQLTDLYRDRLKPNTRIFDMMSSWVSHLPKDIEFAHIEGHGLNEEELARNPQLNHYFVQNLNENPKFPLKDQDFDAVLNTVSVQYLQYPEAVFSEIHRVLKPGGVAIVSFSNRMFFQKAIEAWREGSEASRVELVKHYFESVPGFTPPEVIARQSKAPILQWLGAGGGDPFYAVIAYRK; from the coding sequence ATGATGCTACGACCTAACCAAAGACAAAAATTAGATAGTTCCGACGATCAGCAGTTTTACGCTGATTCGAGGTTCGTGACGCACGTTGATGACGGATTCATTCAACAGTTAACAGATTTGTATCGCGATCGCCTCAAGCCAAACACGCGCATCTTTGACATGATGAGTAGTTGGGTATCACATCTACCCAAAGATATAGAATTTGCTCATATTGAAGGACACGGGCTGAATGAGGAAGAATTAGCACGTAATCCGCAATTAAATCATTATTTTGTCCAGAATCTCAACGAAAACCCTAAGTTTCCGCTCAAAGACCAAGATTTTGATGCGGTACTCAACACAGTATCGGTGCAGTATCTACAATATCCCGAAGCTGTATTTTCTGAAATTCATCGCGTTCTCAAGCCTGGTGGAGTTGCAATTGTTAGCTTCTCCAACCGAATGTTTTTTCAAAAAGCAATCGAAGCATGGCGTGAGGGTTCGGAAGCTAGCCGAGTTGAGTTAGTCAAACACTACTTTGAATCAGTACCTGGATTTACTCCTCCCGAAGTCATTGCACGTCAATCCAAAGCACCAATCTTGCAATGGTTAGGTGCTGGTGGGGGCGATCCTTTTTATGCTGTAATTGCTTACCGCAAATAA
- a CDS encoding Uma2 family endonuclease, giving the protein MTLATQQYSTRDITDTSLEVNVSINSLENFVTHPVDDAEWVDGQVVEKTGMTVKHGVIQGRLSYYWRSYIMSTGQGGEPCTEAPCRTIKQVRRPDVAYITPELLAQFGQPATFPQSFPLTAEIASPTDMAEELFAKAKEYLESGCAEVWLVFPEAQWIFILTQNQHLWFTANEVISTQVVLTGFSVAVQELLA; this is encoded by the coding sequence ATGACACTCGCTACACAACAATACTCTACTAGAGATATTACTGACACATCACTAGAAGTCAATGTTTCAATTAATTCATTAGAAAACTTCGTGACTCATCCTGTAGATGATGCAGAATGGGTAGATGGGCAGGTAGTAGAAAAAACAGGAATGACAGTTAAGCACGGCGTAATTCAAGGTAGACTATCTTACTACTGGAGAAGTTACATCATGTCAACTGGACAAGGTGGAGAGCCTTGTACAGAAGCTCCGTGTCGTACTATTAAGCAAGTACGTCGTCCCGATGTAGCTTATATTACTCCTGAATTACTTGCTCAATTTGGTCAACCTGCAACTTTTCCCCAAAGTTTTCCGTTAACTGCCGAGATTGCTTCTCCGACAGATATGGCAGAAGAGTTATTTGCCAAAGCTAAAGAATATTTAGAATCAGGTTGTGCAGAAGTATGGTTAGTATTTCCTGAAGCACAATGGATATTCATTCTGACTCAAAATCAGCATTTGTGGTTTACAGCAAATGAAGTAATAAGCACTCAAGTTGTGTTGACTGGTTTTAGTGTTGCTGTGCAGGAACTTTTAGCTTAG
- a CDS encoding 3'(2'),5'-bisphosphate nucleotidase CysQ family protein produces the protein MKDLAEILAIARSVGWGASYLLRSYYQGDINEGNLEIKDKKDGPVTSADLAVSHYILDKLKSNLADEDFAYMSEETYKLQSPEYFNKPWVWIIDPLDGTRDFIDKTGEYAVHIALVKDKRPVLAIVACPELEKLYYATLGGGTFAETRDGSVTPIKVSERNQAEDLTLVVSRTHRDQRFNQLLEHLPCKKQKFVGSVGCKIATIIEQEADVYISLSGKSAPKDWDMAAPELILTEAGGQFTHFNGDPLQYNTGDVNQWGGLMASNGHCHMQLCQEADRILAQIDS, from the coding sequence ATGAAAGATTTAGCGGAAATTTTAGCGATCGCTCGTTCAGTAGGTTGGGGAGCGTCGTATTTGTTACGCTCTTATTACCAAGGTGATATTAACGAAGGTAATCTGGAAATTAAAGATAAAAAAGATGGTCCTGTAACCTCAGCAGATCTTGCAGTGAGCCACTATATCTTAGATAAACTCAAAAGCAATTTGGCAGATGAAGACTTTGCTTACATGAGCGAAGAAACTTATAAGTTGCAATCTCCTGAGTATTTTAATAAACCTTGGGTTTGGATTATTGATCCATTGGATGGAACGCGAGACTTTATTGACAAAACTGGCGAATATGCAGTTCACATTGCTTTAGTTAAAGATAAGCGTCCCGTGCTTGCAATTGTAGCGTGCCCAGAGTTAGAAAAATTGTATTATGCAACGCTTGGTGGTGGTACTTTTGCTGAAACTCGTGATGGTTCAGTCACGCCGATTAAAGTTTCAGAACGCAATCAAGCCGAAGACTTAACTCTAGTTGTTAGCCGCACGCACCGCGATCAGCGCTTCAATCAATTGTTAGAACATCTTCCTTGCAAGAAACAAAAATTTGTCGGTAGTGTCGGCTGCAAAATTGCCACAATTATTGAACAAGAAGCAGATGTTTATATTTCGCTTTCTGGTAAATCTGCACCAAAAGACTGGGATATGGCTGCACCAGAGTTGATTCTTACCGAAGCTGGCGGACAGTTTACACACTTTAATGGCGATCCTTTACAATACAACACCGGAGATGTTAATCAATGGGGTGGTTTAATGGCGAGCAATGGTCATTGTCACATGCAACTATGTCAAGAAGCTGATAGAATTCTGGCTCAGATAGACAGTTGA
- a CDS encoding Uma2 family endonuclease produces the protein MVQSTLITVDEFTSQYCDNDRYELIDGELVKMEPTGPHEQVAVYR, from the coding sequence ATGGTTCAATCAACGCTAATCACTGTTGATGAATTTACTTCGCAGTATTGTGATAATGACCGCTATGAACTCATTGATGGGGAACTAGTCAAAATGGAGCCGACTGGACCTCATGAACAAGTAGCAGTATATCGGTAA
- a CDS encoding sugar kinase, whose amino-acid sequence MSQQSNLGLFIGLVTIDFIYLAKSVPRSNQKIVATDYTVAAGGPATNAAVTFSYWNQAKLLGVVGSHPLRNLIVADLETYQVTVQDLEPTQVEPPPVSSIIVTEATGERAIVSINAVKTQVTGDRLPEDILQGVNIVLIDGHQMAVGHAIARQARKNNIPVVIDGGSWKPGFEKVLPFVDYAVCSTNFYPPGCNNTAEVFAYLTDIGIPYIAITQGENPIQYQANGKHNRITVPKVKAVDTLGAGDIFHGTFCHYILQASFPEALAAAACVAANSCQFFGTRRWMQQLSHNHGKQYPNR is encoded by the coding sequence ATGAGTCAGCAATCCAACTTGGGACTATTTATTGGTTTAGTTACTATAGATTTCATCTATTTAGCAAAATCTGTTCCTCGTAGTAATCAAAAAATAGTAGCGACTGACTATACTGTAGCTGCTGGTGGTCCCGCGACAAATGCTGCGGTTACATTCAGTTATTGGAATCAAGCAAAATTACTCGGTGTAGTAGGTTCGCATCCACTGCGAAATTTGATTGTGGCAGATTTGGAGACTTACCAAGTCACAGTTCAAGACTTAGAACCCACACAGGTGGAACCGCCGCCAGTATCCTCAATTATTGTGACAGAAGCGACAGGAGAACGGGCAATTGTTTCAATCAACGCGGTAAAAACTCAGGTTACTGGCGATCGCCTCCCTGAGGATATTTTACAAGGAGTAAATATTGTTTTAATTGATGGACATCAAATGGCAGTCGGACACGCGATCGCACGCCAAGCAAGAAAAAATAATATCCCTGTTGTTATTGATGGCGGGAGTTGGAAACCTGGATTTGAAAAAGTCTTGCCCTTTGTAGATTATGCTGTGTGTTCGACAAATTTTTATCCTCCAGGCTGCAACAACACGGCAGAAGTCTTTGCTTATCTTACCGATATTGGCATTCCATACATCGCGATCACTCAGGGAGAAAACCCAATTCAATACCAAGCAAACGGTAAGCACAATCGTATTACAGTTCCCAAAGTCAAAGCTGTTGACACTCTAGGGGCTGGTGATATTTTTCACGGTACTTTTTGTCATTATATTCTGCAAGCTAGCTTTCCTGAAGCTTTAGCTGCTGCTGCCTGTGTTGCTGCAAACTCTTGCCAGTTCTTCGGTACACGACGCTGGATGCAACAATTAAGTCATAATCATGGTAAGCAGTACCCCAATAGGTAG